From Candidatus Bathyarchaeota archaeon:
TGCCTCCCAAAACCTGGCTCTTCGGATCTAACGGTGTTTACGATCCTCCAAGGGAGGTTTTAAAGGCTATACCCGGAATAGACCTTGTTGAAATGGAGCGAATTAGAGAATATGCATGGTGTTGTGGCGGAGGTACAGAAGTATCACAGGTATTTCCAGAACTTGCCACATTCGCAGCTGAAGAGAGAATCAACGAGGCAAAAACAACAGCGGCTGAAGCAATAGTCTCTTGCTGTCCGCATTGTGCTATAAATTTCAACAGAGCTATAACCAAAAATAAGGACAAAATAAAATATTACGACCTAGTAGAACTTGTATTAAAAGCGATCAGTTGAAAACAGTTAGTCAAACTGGAAATGACAAAAAGAAATTTTTTGGATCATAACATATTCCATGCATGTTCTACTTAACATGGACGATGAGAATAAGGATGATAAATGGTGTTGAAAATTTTAGCTCCCGTAGATAAAGTTGAAGAGGTAACACAAATAATCGAGGCAGGGGCGGACGAACTTTATTGTGGTCTCTTATCACGTGAATTTCTGAAAAAATATACAATAGCGGCTATAAACAGGAGACCATCCCCGGCATGTAACTTTAAGTCTTTTGAAGAACTAAAAGAAGCTGTAAGGATCGCCCATTCTTATGGTGTTCCAGTTGCCTTGACAATAAACGAGCACTACTATACCGAGGACATGTATCCCCTTTTGCGTGACTTCGTAGAAAAGTGTGTTGACGCTGATGTTGACTCTTTTATCATTTCGGATCTTGGTCTTTTGTTATGGTTACGTGACCTCAATGTTGGGGTTAAGCTAAGCATTAGCACAGGAGGAGTGGCGCTTAATTCCGAATCTATTAAATTCTATCAAGAGTTGGGTGCTTCGAGAATACAGTTGCCGAGGCACCTCACGTTGAAGGAGATACGAGATATTCACAAAGAAATATCCTGTGTGGAGACAGGTGTTTTTATTTTGAACTCAAAATGTGCGAATATCGATGGATTCTGCACTTTTTTGCATTTCACTTTTTCGGATCCCGCTTATAATAACGCTTGCATGTTACCCTATGAGATTTATGTTGAATCGTCTGAAGATGATGAAAAGCGAGTAATCGCTGGAGTGAGGCAGCAAGTGTGGCAAAGGTTTCACATAGACGATAGACCATGTGGTGCGTGTGCGCTTTATGAGTTTAATGAGATAGGTCTAACTTACGTCAAAATTGTAGGACGTGGTTATCCAACCTCCAAGAAGATTATAGACGTAAAATTCATCCGCTCACTATTAAACACTCTGAGCAAAAATCCGTCAAGGAGGGAGTTCAGAGACATTGCTCGAAACCTTTACACTTCAACTTATGGGCGTCAATGCCGGGTCATAATGTGTTATTATCCTGAAGTGATTTTAAATGGAACAAGCAGTTTATATAACAAAAACCAGTGAACTAGCAAAACTAGCAAGTATATCTTACCAGTTTTCCAGGTTATATTTTGGCAATGAATTTTGTGAACGTCTTATACCAAGACTCGAGGATTTAAGGGAAATACTCGATTTTGTTTCGAAAAGCAAGCTGCATTTCACTTTTGTAACACCTTACGTTACTAATGAGGGACTTAGAAATTTAGAGAAGCTGCTTGACTACATAATAAGGAGAAAACCCGGCTGCGAGGTTGTTTTTAACGATTATGGAGTATTAAGAGTCCTTTTAAATAGATATAGAGACGGATTGAAACCAGTTATGGGACGATTGCTCAATAAGATGAAACGAGGGCCTAGGCTAATGAATCTTATAGACATCTTGCCAGAAACAACCATCAAATATTTTAAAGGTGCAAGCATCGACACCCAAGTCTTCCAAGATTTCCTCCTAAAAAATAGGATAAATCGTGTGGAACTTGACAATCTACTTCAAGGCATCGAGCTAAACCTAAAAAATGGTATTTCCGCATCACTTTACATTCCCTACGGATATGTCACCACAACTCGTGCCTGTCTTGCAATTAACTGTGATGTGCTTGGAAAAGAGGATGAGATAGGCGTTTTCCCATGCAATAAGGAATGCCAAAAATACGTTTTCTACATAAGGAGCAAAGCGATGCCAACTGTGCTTATACGTAAAGGTAACACAATATTTTTTAGAAACGATAAGATTCCTGAAAATTTAGAAAAAATTGGTGTGGACAGAATGGTCTTAGAGCCTAACATACCATTATAAACGCCGTGACAATCTGAAAGCGTCCGTGGCTTTGTATTATTTTCAGAAAGACGGCATAACTTCCTTTGCAAATTTTCTTATAGCTTCTATATATTTTCCATTTGATAATGGAGGAGTGAGTGGAATTTCAACAACATAGTATTGGCAACCAGCTTCTACATACTTTTCTAGCATGTTTATATCGTCGGTTACTTTGTCAGTTATCCAGCCTAAAAGGGCAAACGTGAACTTATCTAAGCTTCTGCTATATTTTTTTAAATGTTCCTTAATCGTTATCACTGCTTGTCTATACCTTTCGGGGTCCGGATATCCCGGCCCGGCTCTGTGAGGGAACCAAGCATCAAAATACTTGGCGGTGATTTTTAGCATACGAGGACCTAAGCCTCCTGACCATAAGGGAGGTCTAGGCCTTTGTTTGGGTTTAGGTAAAAGGACTGCATCCTTCAGCTTGTAATATTTTCCGATAAATGTTACCTTATCCTCAGTCCAAAGTTTAATCATTATTTGCAAGCCTTCCAGAAATCTTTCAACCCTTTCTTTGGGTTCACCTAAATACCCTTGGGGAGAATAATTAATGAACTCGTCTGGAAACAACCCCACACCTAATCCGGCGATAACTCTACCCTCAGATAATAAGTCGACGGTAGCTATCACTTTTGCCAGTTGACTTGGAAGCCAACGGGGTAAAGGACTAACACATGTTCCAATTTTAACGGTTTTTGTTTTTGCAGCAATGTATGAGAGGGTTGACCAAGCATCCATTAGTTGGTCGGAGGGAAAGTCTGGCACTGGTAGATTATAATGGTCAGGAATAAATAT
This genomic window contains:
- a CDS encoding U32 family peptidase, with the protein product MVLKILAPVDKVEEVTQIIEAGADELYCGLLSREFLKKYTIAAINRRPSPACNFKSFEELKEAVRIAHSYGVPVALTINEHYYTEDMYPLLRDFVEKCVDADVDSFIISDLGLLLWLRDLNVGVKLSISTGGVALNSESIKFYQELGASRIQLPRHLTLKEIRDIHKEISCVETGVFILNSKCANIDGFCTFLHFTFSDPAYNNACMLPYEIYVESSEDDEKRVIAGVRQQVWQRFHIDDRPCGACALYEFNEIGLTYVKIVGRGYPTSKKIIDVKFIRSLLNTLSKNPSRREFRDIARNLYTSTYGRQCRVIMCYYPEVILNGTSSLYNKNQ
- a CDS encoding LLM class flavin-dependent oxidoreductase — encoded protein: MKFGVSPSPFLWWKEVKEFDKWIQEAENCGYDAIFIPDHYNLPVPDFPSDQLMDAWSTLSYIAAKTKTVKIGTCVSPLPRWLPSQLAKVIATVDLLSEGRVIAGLGVGLFPDEFINYSPQGYLGEPKERVERFLEGLQIMIKLWTEDKVTFIGKYYKLKDAVLLPKPKQRPRPPLWSGGLGPRMLKITAKYFDAWFPHRAGPGYPDPERYRQAVITIKEHLKKYSRSLDKFTFALLGWITDKVTDDINMLEKYVEAGCQYYVVEIPLTPPLSNGKYIEAIRKFAKEVMPSF